Below is a genomic region from Bacillus thermozeamaize.
TTTGTGTTCCAGGATTTTCACCTGCTGGACACGTTGACGATCCGCGAAAACATCCTCCTGCCGCTGGTGCTGGAGAGAAAAAGTTTTCGCGAGATGGAGGAACGGGTAAACGAGATAGCCGAATTGCTGGGCATCACCGATATCCTTGACAAGCGGACCTACGAAGTGTCGGGTGGCCAGCAGCAGCGGGCCGCCTGCGCCCGTGCCGTTATCCACAAGCCGGCCATCATCCTGGCCGATGAGCCGACGGGAAACCTGGATTCCAAGTCGGCCCGGGCAGTCATGACGTCACTGCAACAGCTTAACGAGGAACAGGGGGCCACCATCCTGCTGGTGACGCACGATCCTTTTGCGGCCAGCTATTGCCAGCGGATTGTATTCATCAAGGATGGGCAGTTTTTTTCGGAAATCCGCCGGGGAACCAACCGCCAGGCTTTTTTCCAGCAGATTCTGGATGTCCTGAGCCTGCTAGGGGGGAACTTCGATGACCTTTCGCCGGTTCGCCCTTAAAAACGTCCAGGGACATTGGCAACGGTACCTCACCTATTTTCTCAGCAGCGTGTTCGCCGTGACGGTCTTTTACCTGTATGCCTCCTTTATCTTGCATCCGGACGTGATTGCCGGCAAAATCCGCGGCCGAGCTTTGGTGCAGCAGGGGATGGTGGCGGCCGAGGTCGTGATCCTGGTTTTTTCGTTTTTCTTTGTCCTGTATTCCAATGAGGCGTTTATTCGTTCGCGGAAAAAAGAATTCGGCCTCCTGACGCTGTTCGGCATGACCCGCAGGCAGCTGCAGAAACTGATTTATTACGAAAACACGCTGGTTTCGACGGTGGCCATTCTCGCCGGCTTGGCACTGGGAACGCTGTTTTTGAAGTTGTTTTTGATGGGGATGACGGAATTGCTGGATGTGGAAGCCCCGCTGCGCTTTCAGTTGGTGCCAAAGGCGATGATCTTGACAGCGGCAGGGTATTTCATTCTGTACCAGCTGATCACGCTGGTGATGCTGTTTCGCATCCGCCGGCAGGAAGTGGTGGAGCTGCTCAAGGAATCCCGCAAAATGCGCCCGCTGCCTGCTTTTTCCGTCTGGCTCGTGCTGGTG
It encodes:
- a CDS encoding bacitracin ABC transporter ATP-binding protein, which gives rise to MKVLTAYKLTKVYHAEKGKVFHRALNQFDLEVDAGEFVGVMGPSGSGKTTLLNLLATIDSPTSGEIWIEGVNPKMLKDHELALFRRRRLGFVFQDFHLLDTLTIRENILLPLVLERKSFREMEERVNEIAELLGITDILDKRTYEVSGGQQQRAACARAVIHKPAIILADEPTGNLDSKSARAVMTSLQQLNEEQGATILLVTHDPFAASYCQRIVFIKDGQFFSEIRRGTNRQAFFQQILDVLSLLGGNFDDLSPVRP